A DNA window from Sphingomonas changnyeongensis contains the following coding sequences:
- a CDS encoding ExbD/TolR family protein: protein MGAQLPSGRRGRGRAPMADINVTPLVDVMLVLLIIFMVTAPLLTTGVPVDLPESRAGALDQPDEPVVIAIAADGVIAIGEDPVTADDLPDRLRAIAGRGEKPQIHLRADRTLDYGRVMRVLGELNRAGLNKVALVSTGEERR, encoded by the coding sequence ATGGGGGCGCAGCTTCCCTCGGGCCGGCGGGGGCGCGGGCGCGCGCCGATGGCCGACATCAACGTCACGCCGCTCGTCGATGTGATGCTGGTGCTGCTGATCATCTTCATGGTGACGGCGCCGCTGCTGACCACCGGGGTGCCCGTCGACCTGCCCGAAAGCCGCGCCGGCGCGCTCGACCAGCCCGACGAGCCGGTGGTGATTGCCATCGCCGCCGACGGCGTCATCGCGATCGGCGAGGATCCGGTGACCGCCGACGATCTGCCCGACCGGCTGCGCGCGATTGCCGGGCGGGGGGAAAAGCCGCAAATCCATCTGCGCGCCGACCGCACGCTCGATTACGGGCGGGTGATGCGCGTGCTGGGCGAACTCAACCGGGCGGGGCTCAACAAGGTGGCGCTGGTCAGCACCGGCGAGGAGCGGCGCTGA